AGGTAAGTGGTTGCAAACACCTTTCCAATTCAATTACGTTGTAAAAAGCACCTTCTCATCTCGCTATCCCTATCTGTTGCAGGTGTGGTTTCAGAACAGGAGAGCCAGAACAATGAAGCACAGGGACTACAAAGTCTCCCCTCAGCCAGAGTCAGCTCACCCTATCCCCAGTCCTTTTCTACCTACACAGTCTTTCTCCAAACTCCTCCATGGGATCAAAGATGTGACCCACCAGGTCGACATAGAGGAAGTCTCTTATGACCAGCCGCTGAGCCACAACCAGATGCACGAGGAGGACTGCTTCTACGGTCCCTCATCTTGTCCCCCCACCTTCCCGCTCTCTCCAGGGGATGCCGGATACAGCAGTCCCTCATTCAGTGTGGGAGTGAGACATGACAGTTTCCTGGACACTATCTCTCCAGGTGCTTTGCCAGAAGCTCAATGGTGCAACGTTGCCCAAGAGTTCCCGTTCTGCTCCCAGGGGGAGGGCCAGGACTTCCGCTACTCACCTCCGTCTGGACTTCTTCATCCCCAGTACGCCCACGGCGGACTCCAGTCCGTTCGTGCCAGCAGCACCTTCGACCCGTTCTCCAGTTGCCCTGCCACACCGGACTCAGCCTGCTGGGACACAGGACTTGAGAACCCCTATCCCATAGACCATGGTTTCCTGTACAGGGAAGTCTCCGATGAGTACTCAAGTCCTTCTGGGCACTTTGATGCTATGCAAGAAGCCCCACTACATGAACTGTCTTCCCAGTGGCAGGACCAGTAAACACCCCTACCATATTCTAGATCTTCAATGGCAAGGGTTGCCAACACTCCAGGTTTCAATAGGTCTAGCTCTTGTGAGAAGTAGTGCTGTTCCGGGATGGTCTCAATGACAAAAATAATGAACATTTTAATTATGTTGATGGACTTATAATCAATCCCAGAATGAGTTCGGCAACATTAAGGCATGCCTGAATGTATTAGCCATGTACAATAGGACTGTTGCATGAATGAATATAGCTGCTGCGTTATGTAGGGAGGTATGTTACTACTATAATATAGTGTTAATCTAtttttaaaacatgtattttaccAGGTGAGTCAGTTAAAACACATTTACTGGCTATAAAGGGTGTATAATA
The window above is part of the Oncorhynchus masou masou isolate Uvic2021 chromosome 30, UVic_Omas_1.1, whole genome shotgun sequence genome. Proteins encoded here:
- the mxtx2 gene encoding mix-type homeobox gene 2, whose protein sequence is MGRRKRTIFTKEHLKLLRVDFDVDPYPSIAVRERLSQATGLTESRIQVWFQNRRARTMKHRDYKVSPQPESAHPIPSPFLPTQSFSKLLHGIKDVTHQVDIEEVSYDQPLSHNQMHEEDCFYGPSSCPPTFPLSPGDAGYSSPSFSVGVRHDSFLDTISPGALPEAQWCNVAQEFPFCSQGEGQDFRYSPPSGLLHPQYAHGGLQSVRASSTFDPFSSCPATPDSACWDTGLENPYPIDHGFLYREVSDEYSSPSGHFDAMQEAPLHELSSQWQDQ